In the genome of Rhodamnia argentea isolate NSW1041297 chromosome 3, ASM2092103v1, whole genome shotgun sequence, one region contains:
- the LOC115725883 gene encoding uncharacterized protein LOC115725883, with the protein MTSQVIATHRENAEVFAGDASLCKLKSRELLSEINLPKGLLPLDDVVEVGYNRSTGFVWVRQRKPKVHRFPAISRSVSYDAEVTAFVGDRRMKRLTGVKSKELLFWVTISDIYVNPNDPGKIAFANTTGLSRSFPVSAFEEEEEEEEEVAGRTDG; encoded by the coding sequence ATGACGAGCCAGGTCATAGCGACCCATCGGGAAAACGCCGAGGTCTTCGCAGGGGATGCCTCTCTGTGCAAGCTCAAGTCCCGCGAGCTCCTCTCCGAGATCAACCTCCCCAAGGGCCTTCTCCCCCTGGACGACGTCGTCGAGGTCGGCTACAACCGCTCCACCGGCTTCGTCTGGGTCCGGCAGCGCAAGCCCAAGGTCCACCGCTTCCCCGCCATCTCCCGCAGCGTCTCCTACGACGCCGAGGTCACCGCCTTCGTCGGGGACCGCCGGATGAAGCGGCTCACGGGAGTCAAGAGCAAGGAGCTCCTGTTCTGGGTCACCATCTCGGACATCTACGTAAACCCGAACGACCCGGGCAAGATCGCCTTCGCCAACACGACCGGGCTCTCGCGGTCGTTCCCGGTGTCGGCcttcgaggaggaggaggaggaggaggaggaggtggcgggCCGGACCGACGGTTGA
- the LOC115725886 gene encoding urease accessory protein G-like produces MSSETHSHRREQDHHHHDGDHHHHDESAGAASWVGPDGRVYHSHDGLAPHSHEPIYSPGFFPKRAPPILSRDFNERAFTVGIGGPVGTGKTALMLALCQFLRDKYSLAAVTNDIFTKEDGEFLVKHGALPEERIRAVETGGCPHAAIREDISINLGPLEELSNLYKADILLCESGGDNLAANFSRELADFIIYIIDVSAGDKIPRKGGPGITQADLLVINKTDLALAVGADLGVMERDALRMRDGGPFVFAQVKHGRGVEEIVNHVLQAWEVATGKKRY; encoded by the exons ATGTCTTCGGAAACCCATTCGCATCGCCGCGAAcaggaccaccaccaccacgacgGCGATCACCACCACCACGA TGAATCCGCAGGAGCAGCTTCGTGGGTGGGACCGGACGGGAGGGTGTATCACAGCCACGACGGCCTCGCGCCTCACTCCCACGAGCCCATTTACTCGCCGGGCTTCTTCCCCAAGCGAGCCCCGCCGATCCTCTCCAGGGATTTCAACGAGCGGGCCTTCACTGTCGGCATTGGAGGACCTGTCGGTACTGG GAAAACGGCTTTGATGCTGGCTCTGTGTCAATTCTTGAGAGATAAATACAGTCTTGCTGCG GTGACAAATGATATCTTCACAAAAGAGGATGGTGAGTTCTTGGTAAAGCATGGGGCACTTCCTGAGGAAAGGATACGGGCAGTGGAAACAGGAGGATGCCCACATGCGGCAATTCGTGAAGACATCAGTATTAATTTGGGCCCTCTTGAGGAGCTTTCGAACCTGTACAAGGCAGACATATTGCTCTGTGAATCTGGGGGAG ATAATTTAGCTGCGAACTTCAGCAGAGAACTGGCAGACTTCATCATATACATCATCGATGTTTCTGCCGGTGATAAAATCCCTCGCAAAGGAGGCCCGGGCATCACCCAAGCTGATCTCCTG GTGATAAACAAAACGGACCTTGCACTAGCTGTTGGAGCTGACTTGGGTGTGATGGAGCGAGATGCACTTCGGATGCGAGATGGAGGACCCTTTGTCTTTGCACAG GTGAAGCATGGCCGGGGAGTCGAGGAAATCGTTAATCACGTCTTGCAGGCATGGGAGGTCGCCACAGGGAAAAAGCGATACTGA